Proteins from a single region of Anastrepha ludens isolate Willacy chromosome 5, idAnaLude1.1, whole genome shotgun sequence:
- the LOC128864146 gene encoding nuclear pore complex protein Nup107: MSQSPFATSKRGLIQIKPLQAQQNTSRNDLTLLPNELSRILDQSQRQLSHNNSSAFFDHFNLTAGDGMTASERSVLGDTHHMCSLKEKTDLLFPQFLEVLQGRTNDSEVFDTIQDLIQTCAGVADELQREQRQGASNTKGQMGNTLWLEQEMKTWKLLYALYKDRIMVQAEGEGMDCEMPPLGGSEKEVITQLYACNSTLREYQLMVDWLEACYEQKDSQPQVGHVTNRSVGWENTLFKLQNRRDVAFGTGVEIVKSLDPDAPIRERRPLHALDEEDNLRLSRCIFTEIRQGRIDEAMALCKYSGQTWRAAILEGWRLHEDPNYESHMNTREKLPIEGNPRRDIWKKCAWLMADSKKFDEYTRAIAGAFCGHLDSLKALLNGSWEDLLWAYLKVQIDIRVESEIRACCMKAYQQLPDGYWNAKMSLEQIFEELSVSNDATVRDYACSKVGTIQKYLILDNIGELLQHMRHWVEDANNSSDLSEPLSPHLLRFLTHIVLFMRQIGRVDKEETADRIVAAYVESLIDMGDAQLVAFYTAALPGKMQMLLYSKFLERVTETTARSAALTEALSAGLDVENITRHTVEAIRQRMPVDADEAGAAREKLQVGDISPFDQRKISALEWLTFLPTQRGELLWQANAMIRTYVAENKSECVRAVYEMVPTDSLSQIINIFGSKDNFPCREECSIKEYLSYKVYLTAIDSFSDWSRLLHNRPKEPQLVAGGANFTERIASEHKEQVYRAELKRWEANLEEQSKLTRDALFNILLFPEKGWLIDPDTPKDPVKVSELDWENRQIQLEKLRSICLPEVVLLLHKVLHVAGDYQGCVKLSDEIASETRQLYKVYTKHKLAELLSKLAESSLELLNKKLDPWGYATTL; encoded by the exons atgtcgcaaaGTCCATTCGCTACCTCCAAACGAGGTCTCATCCAAATCAAACCGTTGCAAGCACAACAAAATACGAGTCGCAATGATCTCACGTTGTTGCCCAACGAATTGTCCCGTATTTTGGACCAATCGCAACGACAATTGTCACATAATAATTCCAGTGCATTTTTTGATCATTTCAATCTGACTGCAGGTGACGGCATGACCGCCAGTGAGCGTTCGGTTCTGGGCGACACCCATCACATGTGCTCGCTGAAAGAGAAAACAGATTTGCTATTTCCTCAATTCTTAGAAGTTTTACAAGGACGCACAAATGACTCGGAAGTTTTTGATACCATACAAGATTTGATACAGACGTGCGCTGGAGTCGCCGATGAGTTACAAAGAGAACAACGCCAAGGAGCCAGTAACACCAAAGGCCAGATGGGCAATACGTTGTGGTTGGAGCAGGAAATGAAAACGTGGAAACTTTTATATGCGCTATACAAGGATCGTATAATGGTGCAAGCAGAAGGCGAAGGCATGGATTGTGAGATGCCCCCTTTGGGAGGTTCAGAGAAAGAGGTTATTACACAACTGTATGCGT GCAACTCTACATTGCGAGAGTATCAGTTAATGGTCGACTGGCTTGAAGCTTGCTATGAGCAAAAAGATTCACAGCCACAGGTGGGTCATGTAACTAATCGCTCGGTGGGCTGGGAAAACACCCTCTTCAAGTTGCAAAATCGTCGTGATGTTGCATTCGGCACTGGAGTGGAAATTGTCAAGTCTCTAGATCCAGATGCGCCGATTCGTGAACGTCGCCCACTTCATGCGTTGGATGAGGAAGATAATTTACGCTTATCACGCTGTATTTTCACGGAAATACGTCAAGGCCGCATCGACGAAGCTATGGCACTTTGCAAATACAGTGGTCAAACTTGGCGCGCTGCTATACTTGAAGGTTGGCGTCTACATGAAGATCCTAACTATGAATCGCATATGAATACACGAGAAAAACTGCCAATTGAAGGTAACCCGCGGCGTGATATATGGAAGAAATGCGCCTGGTTGATGGCCGATTCGAAAAAGTTTGACGAGTATACACGCGCCATAGCGGGTGCTTTTTGTGGTCATCTCGACTCGTTAAAAGCTTTATTAAACGGCTCGTGGGAAGATCTGCTTTGGGCATATCTTAAGGTTCAAATTGATATACGTGTTGAAAGTGAAATACGCGCGTGCTGCATGAAAGCATATCAACAGCTACCGGACGGATATTGGAATGCAAAAATGTCACTAGAGCAGATTTTCGAAGAACTTTCTGTTAGCAATGATGCCACCGTTCGCGACTATGCCTGCAGTAAAGTTGGGACAATACAAAAGTACTTGATATTAGACAATATAGGGGAGTTATTGCAACACATGCGACATTGGGTGGAGGATGCCAATAATTCCAGTGATCTGAGCGAACCTCTTTCTCCACATCTTTTGCGCTTCCTAACGCATATTGTTCTCTTCATGCGTCAAATAGGGCGCGTTGATAAAGAAGAGACTGCAGATCGTATAGTTGCTGCATATGTGGAATCGTTGATTGACATGGGCGATGCACAATTAGTCGCTTTCTACACTGCAGCGCTTCCTGGAAAAATGCAAATGTTATTATACTCGAAATTCCTTGAAAGAGTCACTGAGACCACAGCCCGCTCGGCAGCGCTCACAGAAGCCCTTAGCGCTGGTTTGGATGTAGAAAATATTACACGCCACACAGTAGAGGCCATACGACAACGAATGCCAGTTGATGCAGACGAAGCTGGTGCAGCGCGCGAAAAACTTCAAGTTGGCGATATTTCACCTTTCGACCAACGAAAAATCAGTGCGCTGGAGTGGCTCACTTTTTTGCCTACACAACGTGGAGAGCTCCTGTGGCAAGCGAATGCAATGATACGGACGTATGTTGCCGAGAACAAATCCGAATGTGTGCGCGCCGTTTATGAAATGGTGCCCACCGATTCACTATCGCAAATAATCAACATATTTGGATCGAAGGATAACTTTCCTTGTCGCGAGGAGTGCAGCATTAAAGAATATCTCAGTTATAAAGTATATTTAACAGCCATAGATAGTTTTAGCGATTGGTCCCGCCTACTACACAACCGTCCAAAGGAACCACAGCTTGTTGCAGGAGGTGCTAATTTCACCGAGCGTATTGCATCAGAGCACAAGGAGCAGGTTTATCGCGCTGAACTGAAACGCTGGGAAGCGAACTTGGAAGAGCAGAGTAAAT tAACGCGAGATGCgctttttaatatattactaTTTCCTGAAAAGGGGTGGTTAATCGATCCGGATACACCCAAAGATCCCGTAAAAGTCAGTGAGTTGGATTGGGAAAATCGCCAAATACAGTTGGAGAAATTACGAAGTATCTGTTTGCCCGAAGTGGTGCTACTATTGCATAAAGTTTTGCATGTCGCCGGTGATTATCAAGGTTGTGTGAAATTGTCCGACGAGATCGCATCAGAAACTCGTCAACTTTACAAAGTGTATACGAAGCATAAGCTGGCTGAGTTGCTTTCGAAATTGGCCGAATCATCACTGGAACTTCTTAACAAGAAACTGGATCCTTGGGGATATGCGACCACACTCTAA